TGGTGTgttgtttattgtaaatgttcatcATTATTAAGTAAATAACATTTTTCAGATGCTAGAAAAATATCATGGTGCAGGATGTGCAATTAGTTATCGTTACAGTGGTGGTAAGACCTACAACATGGTAGTTCGGTTCCCAACAGATATAGACATGCACAGGGCAATTCCATGCAAAGGCTGGATAATTTTCAAGAGATCCCACGTCTATGCGACGAATTTTGAAGGAGATGATATAACAACAATTAAACTTTAAACTATGTACAAGGCAAAGAGCAGAAGTATACACGAACTCGACAGAAATTACTTGAAAGGGCGATTCAAAGAATTATTCCGAATCTGCCACATTGTTTAAGTAAATTGACTAAATGAGAGTCCCGAAAAGATCCAAATTAAAGAAGACTGAAGCAAGAAAAAGACCTGTGTAATAGACACAATAAgtagttgcagatgatgctgttcaaAGCTTAGCAGGAGTTTGTGGAAACGTAGGCAGGATCATAGGAAATGACAAGTGGTACCATACTGTTATAAACGATTCATTATGTTTCTATGGGTTGTCAGTGAAAGGATTTCAAAAAAGTTCAAACTAGTGTAAAGTCTAACAGTTATAAACCCTTACACATTTCAGCTGAAAATAAGACAAACAAACCTATACACAAGAAATTTCATAATATGTTCTTATATATGCGGTTCTAGTTATCACCAATTGGTTTTGCTGATTAAGAAACTATGATAACAAAAAGCAATTTCCAACGACATTACGCAAAACCTTGCCCTGTTACAATCATGTTTAAACAATTACTTAAGCAAACGTTGTGTTCAGATTAAGCATTTTTCCTGCCTTCCCTTTAACCAGGTGTACATTGCTCATCGAACCAGATATCTTATTACAGTATGTTGATagtgatgaaataataataataataataataatagtaacaaaatTAGATCCCCAATCCAACATCCTGATGAATATCAGATCGATCACATTGCTATCTCCTACACCCACTACAGAATCATCTCCGACATTCAGGTCTGAAGAGGTGCAAACATCGGCTCAGACCACTACCTTACCCGAGTTAAAGTAAAATTCTCTCTGAAGAGAGTACAACATAAATAACTGCATATCCAAAAGTTCGACACATTTAGAAATCAGGAAAACTAGATCCCagcagactggcaaaaaaaaaaaaaaaaaaaaaaaaaaaaccgacaaaCAACTGGACTGACTTCTGTAGGAAAATAATCAGAAAAGTCAAAGTATTAATCCCACTTAAGAAAAAGGCAAAACATCCACGGTGGATTCCAACTGTGGCCAAGCCACCATCAGTCGCCGAATCGCCTTTCaaaaatacaacagcaacaaatcGCTGGAAACCCAACAGAACTTCCTTGATATTTGCAAAGAGACAACCTGAACCACTAGGAAAAACTATACACAACTACCTCACTCAACAGCTCAAATCAGTTGAGCACATCAGAAATTACAACAACAGAAATTTCTATAGAGCTTTCGCTAATAGGATTAAAGGTTACTCGTCACAAAACTTGACCTTCAAGAAAAAAGATGGGAAACTCGCACTCaccaatcaagaaaacaggaaagaTATGGCACACTACTTTTCCAACCTTCTTAATTGCCCTGAACCCTCCGAATGATTCCCACACACATCCCCAAGTCACATGAAACTTGACGCCGATCCTCCGACACAAGAAGAAATATGACACCACATCACAAAACTAAAGAACGGAAATacatcaggagaagatggaatcaCTGCAGAATTACTGAAAAATGTCGGAACATGATCATTACAGGAAACCGCACAGATTATTCAGGACATATGGCGAAGCGAAAAACTCCCAGACGCCtagaaatgcgcactcatccacttacttcacaaaaaaggagacaaacctGATGTGAATACAGAGGAATCTCCTTCCTTTCCGTTCCTTACAAAGTCCTCTCCGCTTACCTCTTACAATGTGCACCAGAGCAACTTGAGCCCCTAACAGGTGACTATTATGCAGGGTTCAGACCACGCAGATCATGCACCCAACAAAATTTTCGACCTAAAGTCTACACTGAAAATTCGAGCTACAAAACATATCCCAACCATCTTTACGTTTGTCGACTTCAAGAAAGCTTACGACTTCATCGACTGACAATACCTGTTTAATATACTAAAAGAAAACAATCTAGATCCAAAAACGCAACGAATCATCCAACAAACCCTACCAGGCACAACTTTCAAAGTCAAATTCAATGGAGAAATCTCACAAACTTTTCCATCAAGACTGGCGTCCAGCAGGGCGGTGGACTCTCCCCACTACTTTTCAACATCGTTTTAGACAATGTCATCAAAGAATGCGAATAAGAACTGAAAAATCGAAACATCTGGAGACCCATCAGGCGTGGAAAAGAAAAGGATAACTTCGAGTAAGCCTTCGCTGGTGACCTCGAGATCCTTTCTGCTGATGAACAAACAACTATCCATCAGATTGAAGTCCTCAAAGAATGTGCTGAGAGAGTAGGACTGCAATTTTCTTTTTCTAAAACCGAATTCATGGCTACAAAAAcacatcaaaacacaaaatttaatcaCAAAATATGGCACAGTAAACAAGGTTAACCACTTCGAGTACTCAGGAGAAGTTATTGAGCCTACATGTACAGAAAGATTGGCACAAAAAACACAGGAACTCAAAAAGTGGAAAACATATGGGCAAGTTGcgaacatctacaataaaaaaatgtataaacaTCAACACAAAAGTTCAACATTACACGACTGTTATCAAACGTGAAACACACTACGCCAGCGAGACTCTAAAACTTACTTACTAAGGAGACCTCGAAAATATAAAAAAGATTGAAAGATACATCATCCGAAAAATCCTTGGCTCAAAACTCACAGACGAAGGATACTGTCTACAATCACACACAGACACAGATAAATAATTACACATCGAAACCGATTTCCGCAAACGACGACTGAAATTCTACAGACACATCATGAAACTAGCTGACAGCcgactaacaaagaaaattttgaCTTACTTATAGAAAATGaaaaggacaacagtctggataaaCAGGACCAAATTGATCTAAAAAATTCCAAAATCTTCCCGCAGATATCGAAGATCGAAACGTCTTCAGACATAAGGTCTACAACTGGGAAATTTCATCAGAATACAAACCCAAGGTACCTAACAGAAAGTGGTCAGATGAACGTCGAGCTAAGCATAGCGAGATGATGAAACAATTCTGGAAGAAGAATAAAAATAACAGccaatataaataaacaaataataaaatttgtatgactTAAGCGACTGTATAACAACATTCCAAACCGCTTGGTGCATGTTACAGTTAATACATAATAGCTAGTTTCCATCTTCTACATTTTTTCTGGGaggaaaaattgtttttaatgtgcTGCAATTACGTACATGCTACCCTATACTTGACAGTTgtacaacattttatttttgtatacgGTAATTATCGTCATTTGTTAAAATTCCATATTCGGTTATTTAAATGGAAAAATTATTATAGGTTCTTTCGGTGTCAAGCCTAGCATTGTGCTCATCTCTGTGCATATGACATGTCCTGCCATATACTTGACTTCTGCACGCGTACCTTTTTCGTGTTAAGTAACCTTCAACTCTTGTTACAATTCCATTTGATACTACGTAAATGGGAAGATATCAGTGAATCGTTCTCATGCGTATTTGTTACACGTGTAAATGCATATGTTAGAGAATAaaactgctttgtttttaaagtgCAACGAAACGTTTATTCTGGAAGTCCGGCCGTCTATTTGACAGCTGTGCGTCGGTTGTCATGCTGATTGTTCCGGCTTGTGCAAAATTGGCTATGAGTGTGGAATGTTATGATGTACCGTTCCGTCAACTAGGAATCGTTCACATGTAGTACGTCAAGCCAGCGTATATCGAAGATATCTGTCGATATCAACAAGAACAGTACGTTTTTTGTTGTTAAATTCTTTGGGTAGTGGAGCTAATGAAGTTTGTAAGCTGGTAATGTGGTAGTTTTTGTTGTGAAATGGTAGGGGTGTGTTTACGGTTTGCCAGAGGTTGGAAGTGACGTTTGAGTATGTCGCATGATGAAAATGTTTCAGCATCTGTTGTCGAGAGGTCTGTTAGTAATTTGAAGGCTTACTGGGTTTCTGAAGAGTATGGGTAATAATGAATTGTACTTTCAGCAGGAACTTTGTAGATGATGATGGAATTAACAAGCTAACAGTGGGACTGTTGTCTTTGTATGAATTGGATCTTGTGAAAGCGAAAGGGCAACTTGATGAGTTGACGTGAGTTACATTTATAGAATAATTAGTTCagttgtgtgtatatgtaatagaATGAAGTTATTTAAATACAGTATAATCCACTTATTTGTATAACAGTTAACTTGTTATAAGCACCATTGTTTCATACCTGCTAGGCGGCAGACAAGTCTTGTAAGATCTTCACTGCCAACTATTCATTTATCTTCTTATTTTGTAATTCATCGTTTTAcaaatttctcattatttcagaAAAAAGCAGATGTCCGTTATCACTCAACTGCAGGACGAAAATGAAAAGCTAAATAAAATGCAGTGCACGAACGATCTGCAagaaatggtaataataataaatgtgctaATGTATTTTTAACTTGCGACGCATGACTCCTCAGTTCATTAGTTTGATAACATAGATTGCAATCCACTGTTACAAAGAAAATGGTAACCGCTAAGACTTTCCCCATTCCATAACATTAATAAGAGACGGTAATGTTTCCCATCTTGAAAGACCTGTCAATCATTGTGCTACTAGTT
This portion of the Schistocerca serialis cubense isolate TAMUIC-IGC-003099 chromosome 3, iqSchSeri2.2, whole genome shotgun sequence genome encodes:
- the LOC126469720 gene encoding biogenesis of lysosome-related organelles complex 1 subunit 6-like isoform X2 is translated as MSHDENVSASVVERNFVDDDGINKLTVGLLSLYELDLVKAKGQLDELTKKQMSVITQLQDENEKLNKMQCTNDLQEMCTMVKQYHTKLTTIKKDMSQLHERSLKLKKRAMKLQQIKQKEALQRQHQRELQIQREQELIAKPLAAQKKN
- the LOC126469720 gene encoding biogenesis of lysosome-related organelles complex 1 subunit 6-like isoform X1, which gives rise to MSHDENVSASVVESRNFVDDDGINKLTVGLLSLYELDLVKAKGQLDELTKKQMSVITQLQDENEKLNKMQCTNDLQEMCTMVKQYHTKLTTIKKDMSQLHERSLKLKKRAMKLQQIKQKEALQRQHQRELQIQREQELIAKPLAAQKKN
- the LOC126469720 gene encoding biogenesis of lysosome-related organelles complex 1 subunit 6-like isoform X3; amino-acid sequence: MSHDENVSASVVESRNFVDDDGINKLTVGLLSLYELDLVKAKGQLDELTKKQMSVITQLQDENEKLNKMQCTNDLQEMKRAMKLQQIKQKEALQRQHQRELQIQREQELIAKPLAAQKKN